A window of the Salvelinus alpinus chromosome 25, SLU_Salpinus.1, whole genome shotgun sequence genome harbors these coding sequences:
- the LOC139553177 gene encoding FERM domain-containing protein 6-like isoform X2, producing MFCVSMLGLLFGLIWFSIRGRCLSLSLIGNHIKVACFHCLFVGDCSCSSVPVFSVHVTGLYRLRSFLSFCSVFKYFPLNMDDIHAASWSSSLSPEDSRYRYTAMKGKKFEILPDGLPSARKLIYYTGCPLRSRHLLQLLSNSHRLYMNLQPVLKQVRRLEENEEKKQYRESYISDALELDMDGLDKRSRASGSSAGSTVSHLKHLSRHSTASHGSSHTSGIETDSFRAPGGAPHRALRTCSSSTTSHGSSHTSGVESGGKERMLDDDEIEMLVDDPKDYEELHELALELNQDLCIHITEDMLTMTPDQTNGYSGLIVKDVSSSTSSSSETVVKMRGQSIVSLPQTSVCRKPQTSTDRHSQSLDDVRLYQKGCLHWAELCQDTAHSYTFGCAQELSDSSGYQGNLAEQCAGIRGDQLDCFPIKRTSKYFSLDLTSEEVPEFVV from the exons atgttttgtgtttctatgttgggtttgttgtttggcctaatatggttctcaatcagaggcaggtgtttgtcattgtctctgattgggaaccatattaaggtagcctgttttcactgtttgtttgtgggtgattgttcctgttccagtGTACCAGTGTTTAGTGTTCACGTTACAGGACTTTATCGTCTTCGTTCCTTTTTGTCGTTTTGTTCGGTGTTTAAGTATTTCCCATTAAATATGGATGATattcacgctgcatcttggtcctcctctctttcacccgaagacagtcGTTACAGGTACACTGCCATGAAG ggGAAGAAGTTTGAGATCCTGCCTGATGGTCTTCCGTCGGCCCGTAAGCTGATCTACTACACCGGTTGTCCCCTGCGTTCCCGCCACCTCCTGCAGCTGCTCAGTAACAGCCATCGCCTCTACATGAACCTGCAGCCTGTCCTCAAACAGGTCCGCAGGCTGGAGGAAAACGAAG aGAAGAAGCAGTACCGTGAGTCGTACATCAGCGATGCGTTGGAGCTGGATATGGACGGGCTGGACAAGCGTTCCCGGGCCAGCGGTAGCAGTGCCGGCAGCACTGTGTCTCACCTCAAACACCTGTCTCGCCACTCTACCGCCAGCCACGGTAGCTCACACACCTCGGGCATTGAGACAGACAGTTTCCGGGCCCCCGGAGGGGCCCCACACCGAGCCCTGAGGACTTGCAGCTCCTCAACGACTAGCCATGGGAGCTCACACACCTCGGGGGTGGAGAGTGGAGGCAAGGAGCGCATGTTGGACGATGATG agattgaGATGTTAGTGGACGACCCTAAAGACTATGAGGAGCTCCATGAGCTGGCCCTAGAGTTGAACCAGGACCTGTGCATCCACATCACTGAGGACATGCTGACCATGACCCCTGACCAGACCAATGGATATTCAG GGCTCATAGTGAAGGACGTCAGCTCATCCACCTCCAGTTCCTCTGAGACCGTGGTCAAGATGAGAGGCCAGAGCATTGTGTCTCTCCCTCAG ACCTCCGTGTGCAGGAAGCCTCAGACGTCAACTGACCGTCACAGCCAATCCCTAGATGACGTGCGTCTCTACCAGAAGGGATGTCTCCATTGGGCCGAGCTATGCCAGGACACCGCCCACAGCTACACCTTCGGCTGCGCCCAGGAGCTGAGCGACAGCAGTGGTTACCAGGGCAACCTGGCCGAGCAGTGCGCTGGTATTCGCGGTGACCAGCTTGACTGCTTCCCCATCAAGAGGACCAGCAAGTACTTTTCCCTGGACCTGACCAGTGAAGAGGTCCCAGAATTTGTGGTGTGA